Sequence from the Exiguobacterium aurantiacum genome:
AGAAACCGACTGCCAAGATGACGATGGCTGCAATAACCATTGGCAAGTAGGCGAAGATCGCTGTAGCAAGCGAAGCCATGAAGTCGAGGTTCGCGACTTGAAGAGCTTCCGACACGAACAACAAGATGATGATGATTTGAACGATTGTTCCGATCACTTGCGCGATCGATGTCGATGACGACGAGCGGCCACCGAGACCCATCTTGCTAGCAAGCGAATTGACGCCTAGGTTTTCAAGGAGTGAAACGACGACACCCTTCAACCACTTGGCAATGAACACACCGGCGAGAATCAAGACGATGGCTACGATAATGTTTGGAATCATCGCCAAGACGTCGTTGAGCATCGAGATGGCCGGATCCGAGATCCCGCGAATATCAAGTGCTTCAAGCGCTGAAATCGTGACTGGGATCATAATCAAGATGAAGACGATCGTTCCGACCGCTTTCGCAAGACTAGAGCCTTTCACATAGTCAGCCAAGTGAAGTTTTTCGGCAAAGCGGTTAAGACCTGCCGCTTCCAAGAACTTCGTCAAAATATCACGCACGATTTTCGCAACGATGTATCCGATCGCAAAGATGAGTGCCGCAGCGACGAGTTTCGGAATGAAGGCAAGGAAACTGTTCAACAAGTCTTCAAACGGTCCACTGATGCCTTGCAAACCAAGCGCATCAAGTACAGCCGGAAGAGCTAGCAATAGGACAAGATAGAAGACGATATTAGCGACAGTGTCGACCCATTTCGTCTGATTGACGCTTGTCGACTCTTGGCCTGTCTTCTCCATCAACTTATTCAAGTTGAGACGATGACCTGCCATTTGAATGGCCTTTTTCAAGAGTGTGGCGATAATCCAAGCGACGAGCAGGATGAGACCCGCTTTGATGACGCCTGTGATCAAGCCAGAGAAACCGGCATAGATTTGGCTGAACGGTTGTGTAATCGCAGGCACGTTCATAAATTCAAAGATGATTAAGAATGCGAGCAGCAATACACCAAAGAAGACGACTTTACCGATGATTCGCTCAGGCGTCCACCGTTTCTCTTCTTTGCTCGGTTTTCCAGGTTCACCTTCTTGTTTAACACCGACACGATCGTCAAGGCGTGCTTTGCGAAGCGCTTTGCGCGTCACGTTTTCAAGAACTTTCGCCAAAATGAATCCGACGACTAAAATGACCAATGCGAGCAAAAGCTCAGGTAGCCATGACATGAACGTGTTGAAGTTGTACGTAGTATCGTTCATTTACATCTTCCTCCTATCTCTTTTTGAAATGATTTCATTTATTTGACTCTTTGTATAAATACCAACATTTTCATCTGCCTAAACCTTGCCATTTTCTATTTCCCTATAGTGGATTCATTGGAAAACAATTTTTTCAGTAAGCATTCTTAAAGAAAGAAGGCGTGTCTTTCTAAGTCAAATGTGATACGAATTAAAAGAAGAAGTCTTTTGGAGGAGGAAGGAAGATGAACATCGCCCTGATTGCCCATGACAAAAAGAAAGATGATTTGATCGTACTCGTAAAAGCGTACGCTCACGTCTTGGAAAAACACCATCTGTTCGCCACCGGTACGACCGGTAAGCGCATTGCCGAGGCCACAGGACTGCCCGTCCATTGTTTTCAGTCGGGTCCGCTCGGCGGGGACCAAGAAATCGGAGCAGCTGTTGCCAGGGGCGAGATGGACATGATTATTTTCTTCCGTGACCCGTTGACGGCCCAGCCGCACGAGCCCGATGTGAGCGCTCTGATGCGCCTCTGTGATGTCTATTCCATCCCATTGGCCACCAATATGGGCGGAAGTGAGATTCTCATCCGCAGTATCGAGCAAGGTGATTTTGAATCGCTGACCTTGACTCATAATGACAACCCGCCTGTATGAATAACTTATTAAGAAGAAGAGAGGAATTTTTCTGAAACCACACGTATCGAACGACCCGGTCGTTCAACAGTTTTACGATCAAGTCCGCACACATCTAAACGATTTATTAGATGACAAGCAGAAAGCCGACCGCTTGCTTGAAAGTTTAGCCGGCTATATTCAACAGGCCGAAAAGAATGGGCAGTCCCTTGAAGGACTCACAAAACAACGTCCGCACGATTATGCTAAGTTTTTAATTGAACAACCGACGACAAATGAGGAATACCAACGTCGCTATCATATGATGATCGAGGCGACCGATGAGTTGAAACCTCATGAGAAAATGCAGGCCAACCGTGAGTTCGATTGGGCGATCGAGCGGCTCAACGAAGTTCAAGTCAAGCTCCAAGATGTCGAGATGCGCGATGTCTCCTTTTTGGCCTATACGAAAATCGAGGCGATCAAATCATCGCGTCGCGTCTGGAATCAGTTCGGTTGGCTGCTTGGTATGATTTTGGCGTTCGCCTACGCGAATTTATTGCTCGTGATGGATGATGTGTTCAGCTTGCGCCTCTTCACGGCACCCGCCACGTCTTATCCGCTCGACTACTTCGCGTTTGTGCTACCGGTGTTATTAACTGGTGCCGTGTTTGGCTTATTGACGCGATTCCGACACCATTTTCAAACGTTAGGACGACGGATTTTATTCGCACTGCTCATCATAGCCGTTTACATCGGTTTCGTTTTATTGACCCAGCCCATCTTGTTCGCACTCGGATGGTCGTTCTTGATTCAATTGACACCCGTGTATGCGCTCATCCTTCTCGGAATCAGTGGATTCATGGCCATGTGGACGTTGGTCGAGTTCGTCTGGAAGAACACGCGATGCCATCTCGGAAATGAAACGTTGATGATTTATTATTGATCACGCCATTCTCGCCTTGAGATGGCGTTTTTTGTTTGAACCTTTGCTAGAACGGAAATTACTAATAGCGTGACGTCGATTTAAAAAATAAACGATTACGAAGGAGGCACAACATGTCTGATCGAAAAATCATTGGGTTGTTCCATAACGAGCAAGAAGTCATGGATAAGGTGAACGAACTCAAACAATCTGGGGAAGCAGAGAAGAACATGCACGTCGTAGCCAAGCGGGACGGGGAAATTTCTGCCTTGCGCTACCATACCGATGTGAACGCCGAATCGGGGATTCGTGATGTCAACTGGTTGGACCGTGTGAAAGCGTTCCTTCACGGCAGTGACCGCATTCGCGATGAATTGCGGAACATGGGGCTCAGTGATGCGGAGGCTGAAGAATATTATTCGTCGATCGACGACGGCAAATTACTGCTTTACGTCGATAAACACTCTTACGAACGCTATCCGAACATGTATAAAAAAGATAGCGAGCTCGACCACGATAAAGGCGAAGAAGCGGATGGTATCGCCTTCGATGCGAAGCCGTTCAATGATCATGACGAAGAACCACAAGGCACGAAAGACGATCCCATCGTCCGTGGACACTCTGGCTTAGAAGACCATCGTCGATTATAAGGAGGAAGCTAGGATGAGTGAAAAACGATTCATCAGCATGTACGACACACAAGACGCGGCACTCGGGAAAGTCGAGGAGTTGCGTGCGAAAGGCTACAAAGATTCAGATATTTATGTCGTCGCGAAACACGAGGACAGCGTCTCAATTTTGCGTCGTCAGACGGACGTCCATACTGAAGCGTCGCACCAAACCGGTTGGTTCGATAAGGTTCGTTCTTTCTTGAGCGGACACGAGGACGTCCACGCCGGTCTCCGTAATATGGGCTTGAGCGAAGACGAAGTGAAACGTCATTATAGCGATGTCGAAGCCGGAAAGATTTTAATCTATGTAGATGAAGACTTCGAACGTCGTCACAACGAAGGATTGACGGTCGATTCGACTCCTTATACTGACTCACGACACGATACAAGCCACCAAGGCCACCATACGGCTGACGGTCTTGAAATTGATTCAGAGCCATATAATGAGCCAAAACGTTCCACACATGACACGGGCCGGTCCGATCGCACATCGTCAGACGGCTTAGAGATCGATTCGGAGCCCTATAATGACCCGAAACATCGTGACACGAACCGGGAAGACCGTCATACGTCCGACGGTGTAGAAATCGATTCGAAACCGTTCAATGAATCGGTTGCCGACAATCCGAACCGGGCCGTCGACCCTGAGCAGGACAAATTGGATAAAAAATCAGAGTTGACTGACCGTGAGAACAAGTTGCGCGGACTCGATGACCGCGCACTCCGAAACGATTATGAAGATCCAGACAATATCCGCCGTTTCTAATCAAGACAAAGACCTGACCGCACACGGTCAGGTCCTTTTTTACGTCAATCGATTTTTCGGTTCTTCCCCTTCGAGCACGTTCACGATGGCATCTCGATTGAGCGCCATCATCGCAAGCCGGGTCTTGATCGAGGCACTGCCGATATGCGGCAATGTCGTCACGTTCGGGAGCGTCAAGAGCGGGTGGTCCATCGCTACCGGTTCTTTGGCGAACACATCGAGTCCCGCCGCCCAAATCCGCCGTTCCTTCAGCGCTTCATAGAGCGCCTTCTCATCGATAATTTCACCGCGGGCGACATTGATGAAGACGGCTGTCTCTTTCATTTTCGCGAACTCATCCGCCCCTAACATCCCACGCGTCTCTTCGGTGAGCGGGGCGAGGACGACGACGAAATCCGACTGTTCGAGCAACTCGTCGAGTTCCGCGTAGACGAAGCCGTACATCGATTCAGATTCATGGCGACGGGTCCGGTTGTGGTATAACACATCCATATCGAAGCCGCGGGCCCGCCGTGCGACCGCCTCCCCGATTCGGCCCATGCCGATGATGCCGAGTTTGGCCCGGTATAAATCCATCCCGACATAGCCCATCGGTGTCCACGACTTCCATTCCCCGGCCCGTAAATCACGTTCTGCTTCTCCGAGCCGGCGTGCCGTCATCATCATCAGCCCGAACGCGAGGTCGGCCGTCGTCTCCGTCAACACGTCTGGCGTGTTCGTCACGATGATGCCCCGTTCCTTGGCCGCTTCAATATCAATATTGTTATAGCCGACCGCCAAGTTCGAGATGACCTCAAGTTGCGGAGCCTGTTCGATGACTTCCCGATCGATCGTATCACTGAGCATCGTCCAGAGCGCATGTGCCGACGATGCCTCTTTCAACAAGACGTCCCGCGGGACGCTCTTCGCCTCTTCCTCCCACATCTGGACCTCATACTTGTCCCGTAGCGGTGCCACCGCTTCTTCTGGTAAACGTCTCGTAATGTAAATACGTTTCTTCATGTTGATTCCCCCTTTATTTTGTCTCGACTAGTGTATCAAAACGGGCAGATTAAGATTTCTTTTTTGTCACTGGATTTTGTTCCATGAACTGCTCGAATAGCGAGCCGAAGTCGCTGTTGAGCAGTTGCTCGATCGTCTTCGATGAGTCCATCGCGTTTCGGTACGCGACTTCATTGATGGCGAGTCCGATTGCCCACGTGATGCCTGACGCGACGGTCGCATTGATGACGCTCGCGGCGGCGTTCGCTCCCGGGAAGAACTTCATGACATTCAGTAAGATCGTCTTTGAGAGTGCCCGTCCGATTTGTGGGATGATCGTGCTCCCAATCAGCGTCTTCAACATATCGTCATTCGCTTTCACGCCCCAATAGCGGAACAAGTGGACGCTCATCGTCACTTGAATCGGGGTGAGCGCGATCGCATCGGCGAACGGGAGCGGGACCGCGGCGGCCGTTCCGGCACTGGCGACATAACCCGAGATGATTCGATTCGCTTTCTTCCGCTTCAGCTTGAGCATCGCCTCGCTCTCAGCGTGGATCTCCATGAGCAGTCCTTCTTGAAGTGATTGATCGAGTTGTTCGACGGACCAGGTGACGAGACGCTCCCAATCGAGATGGGCTCGGAGTTCTGGATCGTTCAACAGCTCTTCGGCGACACTGACTTGGAACACGGCCTGTTCCGGGACGACGTCCGCCAACTCATTTCGAAGCGCCGTGAGTTCCTCCATATCGACTTGGTCAATTTGCGTCAACAGAACAGCGACCGACGTCGCTTCATTCAGCTGTTTGATGAGTGCCCGGTCGAGCGGCGTGACCCGTTTCATCGAGGCGTTGATGGCGTACCAAACGAGATGCATCTGTTCGGCCGCTCCTTTCGTTTGGGCCCGCTCGACGAAACCGATGACTTCATCGGCATATGCTTGTTGCCGGGCACTCCCGATCTCATACCCTTCGCTGTCATATAGGACGATCGCGATGTCATCACTCATGAACTGATGAATCCCGCGCGTCACCGGCTCACCGGCGGCGACTTTTGTTAAATCACGCCCGAACACATGATTGACGACGGAGCTCTTGCCCGACCCGGTCGCTCCCGCAATCAAGATGTTCGGTTTCTTGACTTTCCCGCGCAACCGGTCGAGTTCTTCTTTCAAATCGTACGTATCTAAATTGAATGGGACTTTTTTATCCATGTCTGTTCCTCCTCATTGATTGAGCGTTCGACCGAGCCGATGCATCTCTTCCTCGAACCCACGTCGCACGTCCAACTCGATTGTCTGTTTGACCAACTCGTATTGCTGATCGACGGCTTTTTTGATGCCACGCTCCGCCGTCCGCCGCTTGAACGCCCAATAGATGAAATGGACACCCGGGATCATCCCGAGCACCATTTTGCGGACCGTACGGTTGAAGGAATAATCAAAACCGAGCTCGACCCGGCGTGTCTTGAAGACGAGATCCGACGGGGCGCCGACGAGCGGATAGCGCTCCATCAGTTGAATGTAGTGGCGGACGCCTTGAGCCATCGCGGCCTCCGTCGTCTCGGCTGCCTCCTCGAGCGTTCGTTCCAAATCTTTTTCGATTTGGCGGGCTTTCCAGCTGATCATCACTTGCGGGGTGATCATGCGAATCGTCTCAGCGGAGCGGTAACTCCGGGTGCGCCAGGCCTCCAACTCGGTCAACAAGTGGCGCGTCAAGTTGAGGGGTAATTTTCGTTCGACGTCTCGCCATAGATTGGTCCGGTTCCGCTTCCAGACGTCATCGTATCCGATGCGGGGGACAACTTGTCCGCCGAGCAGCTTCTTCTCGACACTGTTGACGCGAATCATGGCATCTCGCGGGATTCCGAGTTCGCGTATGAGGACTGCTTCCATCGCCTCCGCCTTCTCGACGTTCATCGCACTATCCGGGTTATAGTTCGTCAAGATGATTGTGACGTTGCTCCGCTTCGCATAGAGCGGTTTTAAAATGGCTTCTAACTCGTACGCCTCGACGCGTCCCGAGTTGATGGACAGTAAGTAATAGATCGTATGGAACCAGTCGGCGATATCGAGCGCGCCCTCCCGTTTGTTGACGATCGACAGCACCGCTTCATGCCATTCGTCGGATCGGTCCGCCTCGAGCCCCCATGTATCGAAGAAACGGAACAAGATGCCTCGCTCGAGGTCATAATATTCATATTCGTGCAGCCCTTCGGCTGTCACCGGACTGCCGGCACGTGACTCGGCGACGTCACGCCCGTAAATATAATTTAAAAAAGCGCTCTTCCCGACCCCGGTCTTCCCCGCGATCAAGATGTTCGAGACAAGCCCCGTGTTGTCCATATGGTTCCCCCTGCATTCGTTATATAATAACCATTATACTAAACGGACACATTTGAAACGTCCGCCGGAAGGATGAGACCGATGTTACATCATGTCGAACTATACGTTTCTGATTTGAACAAGAGCCTCACAGCTTGGGACTGGCTCCTCACTGAGCTCGGTTATACGGTGTATCAACAATGGGATGAAGGAAGGAGTTACCGTTTCGGCGATACGTATCTCGTCTTCGTCCAAACCGAGGCCAATCACCTCGAGCCGCCGTACCATCGGAAAAGGACCGGATTGAACCACCTCGCCTTCCACGCCGAGTCGATTGAGCAACTCATAGGTTTCCGTGAAAACCTGACACAGCACGGATTTACAGAACTGTATGCCGACCGGTTCCCTTATGCCGGCGGTCCGAACTATATCGCCCTTTATTTCGAAGACCCCGACCGAATGAAAGTTGAACTCGTGGCAACGATGTGAACAGTTGAAACGGCTTCCAAAAAAGTTTGTGAAAACAATTGCAAACTTTTTATAGACCTCCTAGACTTAAGTTGTCTAAAGGAGGCCGTGTTCAAATGGAAAAACAAGCTGTCGAGTATATGGAAGAAGCCGCCTATAAAAAAGCGACGCTGTTGCGTCATGCGTTCGGTCACTACGCACTCCGCTCCATCGTCGCCGGTTTTCTGATCGGAATTGGGGTCGTCTTTGCCTTCTCCGTCGGGAACATGTTCATTGATGTGCCAGGAACAATGCTGTTCGCGGGGATGAGTTTCTCAGTCGCCCTCGTCTTCATTGTTTGGACGGGCGGAGAGCTGTTCACGAGCAATACGATGTATCTGTACACGGGCGCGAAACGCGGACGTGTCGACTGGCGCGATTTAACGGCCGTATGGGGCATCAGCTGGTTCGGTAATTTGGTCGGTGCGCTCCTTCTCGTCGGGCTCGTCATTGGTGCCCATAGCATGGGCGATGTCAGTGCCGACCATCTGTTATCGGTCGTCGCCGCCAAAAAGATGGGTGGCGAGGCGTTCGCGATTTTCTTGAAAGGAATTTTGTGCAACATCCTCGTCTGCATCGCTATCTTCATGCCGTTGAAGACGAAAAATGACGTTGCCAAGATCATGCTCACGATGCTCCCGGTCGTCGTCTTTTTCGCCGCCGGCTTTGAGCACTCGATTGCCAATATGGGCATCTTCGGGCTCGCGCTCTATTACGCCCCATCTGAGGCGATCAACCTCGGACTCGCGTTGAACAACCTCGTGTTTGCGACACTCGGCAACATTGTCGGAGGCGCCTTGTTCGTCGCTGGGACGTACGTCCATTTGAACGCCAAGCCTACCGAAACAAAAGTCGAATCGATTCGTCAGAACGCATAAAAAGACAGGGGCCCCGATGAGCAGGGCCCCTGTTGTTGCTTGATTGAATGAAATTAAGCTTTAGATGAATCGGCAGCAGCCACTTGGACTGTACGTTCTGCAACCTCGTCCTCTTCGACATCCCAGCACTCCGTGTTCTCGATACCGAGTTTGCGGGCCGAGAAGCGCGGGTTGAGGCCTTGGGCACGCTGTTCTTCGTAGTCACGGAGGACTTTGAAGGCAACTCCGCCAAGAAGCGTGATGGCTGCCAAGTTGATGAGTGTCATACCTGCCATGAACAAGTCAGCGAGGCTCCAGACGAAACCGAGGCTTGCGACTGCGCCGATGAAGACGAAGCCCATTGTGAGTAATCGGAAACCGAAGACAGCTGTTTTGCTCTTCTTGATGAACTCGATGTTCGTTTCACCGTAGTAGTAACTACCAACGATTGAGCTGAAGGCGAACAAGAGAACACTGATGGCGATAAAGGCAGGTGCCCACGATCCAATTTGTTCAGCTAATGCATTTTGGAGAAGCGCAATTCCTTCGCCGTTACCTGCGGCGTAGCTGTCTGAGAGAAGAACGATCGCAGCCGTTGCCGTACAAACGATCAACGTGTCCAAAAAGACTCCGAGTGTCTGCATGAAACCTTGTTTCGCCGGGTGCGACACTTCTGCCGTTGCCGCGGCGTTTGGTGCCGAACCCATACCAGCTTCGTTCGAGAAGAGACCGCGACGTACACCCATCATGATCGCCGCTCCGACCGATCCGCCGAACGCTTGCTCGAGACCGAACGCGCTTTGGAAGATCATCCCGATGACAGCCGGCATTTCTGTGATGTTCACGACCACGACGTAAAGAGCGACAATCAAGTAAAGAACAGCCATGATTGGAACGACGATGGCCGAGAAGTTGGCGACACGTTGTACCCCACCGAAGATGACAAGTCCTGTCAAGACGACGAGGATGACGCCACCGACTGCGGCTTCGAGACCGAATGCGTTATCAAACGCCGCCGCGATCGTGTTCGATTGAACCGAGTTGAAGATAAGACCGAATGTGAAGGCAATCAATACCGCAAAGACGATGCCGAGGACACGGTTGTTCAAACCTTTTTCAATGTAGTAAGCTGGACCACCGCGGTAAGCGACGTCATCTTTTACTTTATACACTTGAGCGAGCGTGCTCTCAATCATCGCGGTCGCTCCACCGAGAAGTGCGACGATCCACATCCAGAAGACCGCACCCGGTCCACCGAGCGTGATAGCGACTGTGACACCGGCCAAGTTACCTGTACCGATTCGCGTCGCCGCTCCAATGAAGAACGACTTCGCCGAGCTGATGCTCTTACTGTCTGTGGCATCTGATTTTTCGGTGACGACACGGAACATCTCTTTTAAGTAACGGAACTGCATAAACCTTGTTTTGACTGTGAAGTAAATCCCTGCTCCGACGAGTGCGACGATCAACACGTACGTCCATAAAATGTTGTTTAAAAAGTCGACGCTTCCTTGCAGTAAGTTTTGTACGGCTTCCATGAATAAGTTCCTCCCTGTTGTGTGAATCTAAAGTTGTTCAGATTTTTATAATGTCTTGTTTTGAATTATACAAAGATTCTGACAATTATCAATAATTTTTTTATGGGTCAGTTCACACTTATTTCATATGTTATATAACAAATAATGAGTTATAGCTTTATTTAAAGCGCTTACAAAGTTATTTGAAAGAAATAATAAATCTTTATTTCCCTTCTCATTTTTGATGTCTACATTCAAATTGTTTCAAACTATTCGCTTTATGAATAGGTTCCATTGTGAAAGTTATGAAAATTCCTCATTCCGTTTGAATTATTTCCCTGTTCCCTGAATGAACCGAGATTTACCGGGTAATATCTAACTATAGGTGCGCGCCTTCTCTAACACCACGTTCAGTCATCACGAGGAAAGAAGGGAATGAGATGAAGAAGCATCGAAAATGGTGGTCACTCTTGTTCGTGCTCATGTTCGTGCTGTCGCTCTTGCCAATGAAAGGAGTCGTTGCGGAAGAAAGTAGTCAACAATGGTGTGTGTCGACGACGTCGAGTACAACGATTTACGCGGGGCAGGACAACCCGATTGGTACGGTCGACTTTGAGTTTGTAAACGGCGATCTGAAAATCGTCATCGATTTGAATAGCGGGGTCGTCTTGCAAGATGTATCGGAGAATATCAAGATTGATTTCCGTTTATTGAGCGAGTCGCTTGCACGCGGAAATCCCGGTGCATATGAATTCAAGACCAAATCACTTGTCGACCCGACACAGCTGTTCATCTCGTACGATGCGCTCGCCGGTTACCTTGGAGTCCCTGTATCGACACTCTTGTCGGACGGTTTCCAATTCAACGTCTTCCTTCACTTGGACACAGTGGTGAATGGCGCTGACGAAACCGCCTATCCGGGTGACGATCCGGGTCTCAACCCATGGGTCCGTTACGTCACGTTGACAGTGGAAGAATGTACGCCACCACCGCCACCAATAGACGACTATGATGTGTATACAATCGGCTTCTGGAAAAACACATTCAACTTCGACAAAGTGACGTTCTCGTATGGAACAGTCATTACAATCAACGGCCAAACCTACAGCGTGATTGACGACCGTGAAGCACTCGCCCTGCTCATGGATCCTGCGAAAAAAGGAATGACCGAAGAGAAACGATTGATCATGCAACTGACTGGTGCAAAAATCAACGTCTTGTTAAACGGTGCTGATGTGCTCGATCTCGAGCTAGTCTATGCCATAGACAATAGCGAAGTCGGGTTGACCGTCGGTGAGATGCTTGCCGGTGCAGACGCAGCACTTGCGAGCCAGAACATCGAACACAGATGAAGTATTATCAACAATTGCTTGACCACTTCAACAATGGCTATTTCATCGGTACGTCACATGATTGAACGGGTATGGACGAAGAAAAAAGCAGTCGCTCACTGAGCGGCTGCTTTTTAGATGCCCGTCCGTTTCTTCTGGTTGTTCGGCTTCTTCGTCAACTGGTTCGTCAACGGTTTCTGCTTCGTCCCACGAAGTCCTGTCGGCACTTTCGTATCGTTCTGTTTCTTCTCGGCGAGCTTTTGCTTCATCGCCTCTTGAAAACTTAATTTCTTTTCACTCATGTCATTCACCTCCAGCTTCGATCACTTTCACCCGACCGACCTGTCCATCGCTTAAGCGTACTTTAATGCCGTGCGGGTGACGCGGCGAGTTCGTCAAAATGTCTTTGACGACGCCTGACGTCAACTTCCCACTCCGCTGATCTTGTTTTAGGACAATCTGGACGTGGAGCCCTGGGCGAATGTCCGCGCGTTTCGTGCCATCCATACCCGACACCCCTTTCCGTATAGTCAACCTCTATCATATGCTCTTTTCCCGCGTTTGTCACAATCTATTCGACAATCCCTATCTGGGCAAGCGCCGGCATCACGTAGCTTTGATTGGTTCGAAACGCTCGAACGGCCCTGTCGCGGACGAGCCGTACCTCGACCTGTCCCCGTTTGAAAGTAAGTGTCAATAAGGCGTTCCCTATCTCGCTGACAAGTTCTGCTCTCCCATCTAATCGGGTGTAGGCTTCCGTGAGCGCGCGAACGAACCTGACGTAATCTGCAACGTGCACGCCTTCCCTATGGCCGAACAAATCGACTGTCAACGTATTACGGTCAGCACCCACGATGGTGAAGCGGTGTGTCTCGATTTCGTTGCCGATTTCAAAGTGATGCATCGAACCCCTCCTAACAAAAACACTCTCCGAATCAGAGAGTGTCAATTCGTGTCTTTTCGTGCTTCCGGGTATTTTTTCTTTAAGTCATCCTGCGTCGTCAATTTCGAGAGCGGGACGCCGGTTCGATAAGCGGCCCGGGATACCATCAGTGCTGCGAGCGGAGCCGTCAAGAAGACGAAGAGGATTGTCAGCAAAATCTTGCCGGAGAACATCCCTTCTACGAATAAGAAGTAGAGAAACGTACCAACCATGACGGTGATGACACCGAGTGTGGCACTCTTCGTCGCCGAATGGGTCCGTCCATAGACGTCCGGGAAGCGGATGAAACCGATTCCGCCGACCAAGCTGAGAAAACCACCGATGAGACAAAGAATCGCAACAATCCATTCAATCGCGGTCAAAGATATCCCCCCTCTCCACGAATTTTGACAGTGCAATCGTTCCAATGAACGCTAAAATCCCGATGACGAGGATGACCTCGGCATAAGCAATCGTCTCTTGAAGAATCATCAAAATCCCGATGACGCCAATCAACGTGATTCCAATCGCATCGAGCGCGACAATCCGGTCTGGCATCGTCGGCCCTTTCACGGTCCGGATGAACGAGATGACGAGCGAGATGGACATGAAGAACAAGGCAATCATGAGCAACACTTTAAACATTAGTGCGTCACCTCCATAATTGCTTTTTCGAACGAATCGTGAATCTCTCGAATCATCTGTTCCTTATCTGGCACATGAATCGAATGGACGAAAATCGACTTCTTATCTTCCGAAAAATCCATCGATAGCGTCCCTGGCGTCAAGCTGATGAGCGACGCTAAAAGCGTCAATTCCCAATCCGACTTGAGCTGCGTCGGCACTTCGATGATGCCGGGCTCAATGTCGAGTTTCGGACTGAGCAACACTTTCACGACATCGATGTTCGACATAATCAATTCTTTGATGAACAACGCAATCAACTTGAACGCAGCGAAGACCCGGCGCATATAGAAATCGAAATGAAGGAAGCGGCGCAATACGAACA
This genomic interval carries:
- a CDS encoding YcjF family protein, with product MDKKVPFNLDTYDLKEELDRLRGKVKKPNILIAGATGSGKSSVVNHVFGRDLTKVAAGEPVTRGIHQFMSDDIAIVLYDSEGYEIGSARQQAYADEVIGFVERAQTKGAAEQMHLVWYAINASMKRVTPLDRALIKQLNEATSVAVLLTQIDQVDMEELTALRNELADVVPEQAVFQVSVAEELLNDPELRAHLDWERLVTWSVEQLDQSLQEGLLMEIHAESEAMLKLKRKKANRIISGYVASAGTAAAVPLPFADAIALTPIQVTMSVHLFRYWGVKANDDMLKTLIGSTIIPQIGRALSKTILLNVMKFFPGANAAASVINATVASGITWAIGLAINEVAYRNAMDSSKTIEQLLNSDFGSLFEQFMEQNPVTKKKS
- a CDS encoding mechanosensitive ion channel, whose protein sequence is MNDTTYNFNTFMSWLPELLLALVILVVGFILAKVLENVTRKALRKARLDDRVGVKQEGEPGKPSKEEKRWTPERIIGKVVFFGVLLLAFLIIFEFMNVPAITQPFSQIYAGFSGLITGVIKAGLILLVAWIIATLLKKAIQMAGHRLNLNKLMEKTGQESTSVNQTKWVDTVANIVFYLVLLLALPAVLDALGLQGISGPFEDLLNSFLAFIPKLVAAALIFAIGYIVAKIVRDILTKFLEAAGLNRFAEKLHLADYVKGSSLAKAVGTIVFILIMIPVTISALEALDIRGISDPAISMLNDVLAMIPNIIVAIVLILAGVFIAKWLKGVVVSLLENLGVNSLASKMGLGGRSSSSTSIAQVIGTIVQIIIILLFVSEALQVANLDFMASLATAIFAYLPMVIAAIVILAVGFWLANMAERLVGSVLVDGAGQPSVLRHVAKYAILGIAFFMAVSQLGIAPMIVNTAFLLILGAVALAFGLAFGLGGRETAARYLKKAEKRIDETEVSKEGLEQEKAQMNQEAEVAKQQAKQGMQQSKREADQTKQELKRETNRPQTSQSDVTNVDGPEPNPFHENVTPDQDNRSLDDNEGPRRP
- a CDS encoding methylglyoxal synthase; translated protein: MNIALIAHDKKKDDLIVLVKAYAHVLEKHHLFATGTTGKRIAEATGLPVHCFQSGPLGGDQEIGAAVARGEMDMIIFFRDPLTAQPHEPDVSALMRLCDVYSIPLATNMGGSEILIRSIEQGDFESLTLTHNDNPPV
- a CDS encoding general stress protein — translated: MSDRKIIGLFHNEQEVMDKVNELKQSGEAEKNMHVVAKRDGEISALRYHTDVNAESGIRDVNWLDRVKAFLHGSDRIRDELRNMGLSDAEAEEYYSSIDDGKLLLYVDKHSYERYPNMYKKDSELDHDKGEEADGIAFDAKPFNDHDEEPQGTKDDPIVRGHSGLEDHRRL
- a CDS encoding 2-hydroxyacid dehydrogenase; translated protein: MKKRIYITRRLPEEAVAPLRDKYEVQMWEEEAKSVPRDVLLKEASSAHALWTMLSDTIDREVIEQAPQLEVISNLAVGYNNIDIEAAKERGIIVTNTPDVLTETTADLAFGLMMMTARRLGEAERDLRAGEWKSWTPMGYVGMDLYRAKLGIIGMGRIGEAVARRARGFDMDVLYHNRTRRHESESMYGFVYAELDELLEQSDFVVVLAPLTEETRGMLGADEFAKMKETAVFINVARGEIIDEKALYEALKERRIWAAGLDVFAKEPVAMDHPLLTLPNVTTLPHIGSASIKTRLAMMALNRDAIVNVLEGEEPKNRLT
- a CDS encoding general stress protein, whose translation is MSEKRFISMYDTQDAALGKVEELRAKGYKDSDIYVVAKHEDSVSILRRQTDVHTEASHQTGWFDKVRSFLSGHEDVHAGLRNMGLSEDEVKRHYSDVEAGKILIYVDEDFERRHNEGLTVDSTPYTDSRHDTSHQGHHTADGLEIDSEPYNEPKRSTHDTGRSDRTSSDGLEIDSEPYNDPKHRDTNREDRHTSDGVEIDSKPFNESVADNPNRAVDPEQDKLDKKSELTDRENKLRGLDDRALRNDYEDPDNIRRF